From Alphaproteobacteria bacterium, the proteins below share one genomic window:
- a CDS encoding lipopolysaccharide assembly protein LapA domain-containing protein yields MKILTWLVVLPLFVVVAAFAVGNRGTVTIELDPLPLAFSGPLYLVVMAAAFIGLLAGGGATWMAGAKWRREARRGRRRIRLLASELEQLRAQAATVAATEDEIPAASQAPPEAPEAIADKRQPL; encoded by the coding sequence GTGAAAATCCTCACTTGGCTGGTGGTGCTGCCGCTCTTTGTGGTGGTCGCGGCCTTCGCCGTGGGCAATCGCGGCACGGTGACGATCGAGCTTGATCCGCTGCCGCTGGCCTTCTCCGGGCCGCTTTACCTGGTGGTCATGGCGGCCGCCTTCATCGGCCTGCTGGCCGGCGGCGGGGCGACCTGGATGGCCGGGGCCAAGTGGCGCCGCGAAGCCCGCCGCGGCCGCCGCCGCATCAGGCTCTTGGCCAGCGAACTGGAGCAGTTGCGCGCCCAGGCCGCCACCGTGGCCGCGACCGAAGACGAAATCCCGGCCGCCAGCCAGGCGCCGCCCGAGGCGCCCGAGGCTATCGCCGACAAACGACAACCGCTCTAA
- the ihfB gene encoding integration host factor subunit beta: MVKSELIAELAEHNPHLYQRDIERIVSTIFDEISAALARGDRVELRGFGTFSVKQRAPRVARNPRTGQSVQVSEKHILYFKTGKELRERLNTNYLAPQV, encoded by the coding sequence ATGGTCAAATCTGAACTGATTGCGGAACTGGCGGAGCACAATCCGCATCTCTATCAGCGTGACATAGAGCGCATCGTCAGCACCATCTTCGACGAGATCTCGGCGGCGCTGGCGCGCGGCGACCGCGTCGAGCTCAGGGGCTTCGGCACTTTCTCGGTCAAGCAACGCGCGCCCCGGGTGGCACGTAACCCGCGCACCGGACAGTCGGTCCAGGTCAGCGAAAAGCACATCCTCTATTTCAAGACCGGCAAGGAACTGCGCGAGCGCCTCAACACCAACTATCTCGCCCCCCAGGTTTAG
- the sppA gene encoding signal peptide peptidase SppA, with amino-acid sequence MSLDADAILDRRRLKRNLLIWRGVAVVAVLGAIFLGLWRGDRLIARDHVVRLVVEGLIVDDSERLATLDRIARNSRAKALIVRINSPGGTTVGGEALYHGLRRVADKKPVVATIRTIGTSAGYLAALAGHRIIARESSLTGSIGVLVQTTEMSGMLEKLGVSAEVIRSAPLKGKPSPLAPLSDEGRQATQEVVDDVHKWFVGIVTERRKLAPAEAQAVAQGRVYSGRQALKLGLIDELGGEIEALAWLRQAHKLPTSLPVRPAEPSDEGLGLLRTFIGLAEKMSLSERLTLDGLVSVWHPDGLF; translated from the coding sequence GTGTCGCTGGACGCCGATGCCATTCTCGATCGACGCCGCCTCAAGCGGAACCTGCTGATCTGGCGCGGCGTGGCCGTCGTTGCCGTGCTTGGCGCGATATTTCTCGGATTGTGGCGGGGCGATCGTCTGATCGCGCGCGACCACGTGGTGCGGCTGGTCGTCGAAGGACTGATCGTCGACGATAGCGAACGCCTGGCGACCCTGGATCGGATCGCCCGGAATAGCCGCGCCAAGGCCCTGATCGTGCGTATCAACAGCCCCGGCGGCACCACGGTAGGTGGCGAGGCGCTCTACCATGGATTACGCCGGGTTGCGGACAAAAAGCCGGTGGTTGCGACAATCCGCACCATCGGCACTTCGGCCGGCTATCTGGCGGCCCTGGCCGGCCACCGCATTATCGCTCGCGAAAGCTCGTTGACCGGCTCCATCGGCGTGTTGGTGCAGACCACCGAGATGAGCGGCATGCTGGAAAAGTTGGGGGTCTCGGCCGAGGTCATCCGCAGCGCGCCGCTCAAGGGCAAGCCCTCGCCCTTGGCACCGCTCAGCGACGAGGGCCGCCAGGCCACTCAGGAAGTGGTCGACGACGTGCACAAGTGGTTCGTCGGCATCGTCACCGAACGGCGCAAACTGGCACCGGCTGAGGCCCAGGCCGTGGCTCAGGGCCGCGTCTACTCGGGCCGCCAGGCGCTAAAGCTGGGCCTGATCGACGAATTGGGCGGCGAGATCGAGGCCCTGGCCTGGTTGCGCCAGGCCCACAAGCTGCCAACCAGCCTGCCCGTGCGCCCCGCGGAGCCCTCGGACGAGGGCCTGGGGCTGCTTCGCACGTTCATAGGGTTGGCGGAAAAAATGTCGCTTTCTGAAAGACTTACCCTTGACGGCTTGGTCTCGGTTTGGCACCCTGATGGCCTTTTTTAG
- the cmk gene encoding (d)CMP kinase, with amino-acid sequence MIIAVDGPAAAGKGTLARRLAAHYDLAYLDTGGLYRATALRLLRAGEAAEPGPAAAAAAAIRPEDLVDPALRHEQTGDLASRVSALPAVRAALLQYQRDFAAEPPTGSGAVLDGRDIGTVVCPDAEHKLFVTASAEERARRRVAELHERGETDVDPARILAELLERDARDSERQASPLEAAADAYLLDTTNLDIDAAFEAAKAHISAAKR; translated from the coding sequence ATGATCATCGCTGTCGACGGACCGGCAGCGGCCGGCAAAGGCACCCTGGCGCGCCGCCTGGCGGCCCATTACGACCTCGCCTACCTGGACACCGGCGGCCTCTACCGGGCCACGGCGCTGCGGCTTTTGCGGGCCGGAGAGGCGGCCGAACCGGGACCGGCAGCCGCTGCGGCGGCGGCCATCAGGCCCGAGGATCTGGTCGATCCGGCGCTTCGCCACGAGCAAACCGGCGACCTGGCCTCGCGGGTCAGCGCCTTGCCCGCGGTGCGGGCGGCGCTGTTGCAATACCAGCGCGACTTCGCCGCCGAGCCCCCAACGGGTAGCGGTGCCGTGCTCGACGGCCGTGACATCGGCACCGTGGTCTGCCCCGATGCCGAGCACAAGCTGTTCGTCACGGCCAGCGCCGAGGAGCGCGCCCGGCGGCGGGTGGCGGAGCTTCATGAGCGCGGCGAGACGGACGTCGACCCGGCCCGCATCCTGGCCGAATTGCTGGAACGCGACGCCCGCGACAGCGAACGCCAGGCCTCGCCCCTCGAGGCAGCCGCCGATGCCTACTTGCTAGATACGACGAATTTGGATATAGACGCTGCTTTCGAGGCCGCCAAAGCGCACATTTCCGCAGCGAAGAGGTAA
- the aroA gene encoding 3-phosphoshikimate 1-carboxyvinyltransferase, whose amino-acid sequence MRPLIAHPSGPLAGRFAVPGDKSISHRALILAALAVGQSRINGLADGDDVRRTALALQALGVPISGDLAQGLVVDGLGVGGLREPDKPLDFGNSGTGVRLLMGCLATHPFTSHLCGDASLSGRPMGRVMRPLEEMGASFLARHGEHLPLALSGTAEPLPIAYRLPVPSAQVKSAVLLAALNAPGQSSVIESAPSRDHSERLLAARGAQISIEEVDGERVISLTGECELEAGDLEVPGDPSAAAFGLVAGLAAGSHVTVDNLCLNPLRTGLFTCLDEMGAELAIEPTGTAGGEPVGRVSITGGSLSGIEVPPERAPSMIDEFPILAAAAALAEGTTKLHGLAELRLKESDRLSAIAAGLQAAGVAVEELPDGLIIEGRGQVPGGATVEARHDHRIAMAFLVLGLAAEQAIAIDDGGPIATSFPGFNAAMRAIGAKVEEK is encoded by the coding sequence GTGCGCCCACTGATTGCCCATCCCTCGGGCCCGCTGGCAGGCCGCTTCGCAGTACCTGGCGACAAGTCGATCTCGCACCGGGCGCTGATCCTGGCCGCCCTGGCCGTGGGCCAAAGCCGCATCAACGGCCTGGCCGACGGCGACGACGTGCGGCGCACGGCACTGGCGCTGCAGGCCCTGGGGGTGCCGATCAGCGGCGACCTGGCCCAAGGGCTAGTGGTCGACGGCCTGGGCGTCGGCGGCCTGCGGGAGCCGGATAAGCCGCTCGATTTCGGCAATTCGGGCACCGGGGTGCGGCTGCTCATGGGCTGCCTGGCGACGCATCCTTTTACCAGCCACCTATGTGGCGATGCCTCGCTCTCGGGCCGGCCCATGGGCCGGGTCATGCGGCCGCTCGAGGAAATGGGCGCGAGTTTTCTGGCCCGCCATGGCGAGCACCTGCCCCTGGCGCTCAGCGGCACGGCCGAGCCGCTACCCATCGCCTACCGCTTGCCGGTGCCCTCGGCCCAGGTCAAGTCGGCCGTGTTGCTGGCCGCCCTCAATGCGCCGGGCCAGAGCAGCGTCATCGAGAGCGCGCCGAGCCGCGACCACTCGGAACGCCTGCTGGCCGCCCGCGGCGCCCAAATCAGCATCGAGGAGGTGGACGGCGAGCGCGTCATCAGCCTGACCGGCGAATGCGAACTCGAGGCCGGCGACCTCGAGGTGCCCGGCGATCCCTCGGCCGCCGCCTTCGGCCTGGTCGCGGGCCTGGCTGCGGGATCGCATGTTACGGTCGACAACCTCTGCCTCAACCCCTTGCGCACCGGGCTTTTCACCTGCCTCGACGAGATGGGCGCCGAACTCGCGATCGAGCCCACCGGCACGGCCGGCGGCGAGCCGGTGGGCCGCGTCAGCATCACCGGTGGCAGCCTCTCCGGCATCGAGGTGCCGCCCGAACGCGCGCCCTCGATGATCGACGAGTTCCCCATCCTGGCCGCCGCCGCCGCCCTGGCCGAGGGCACCACCAAATTACACGGCCTGGCCGAACTCAGGCTCAAGGAGAGCGACCGTTTGAGCGCCATCGCCGCCGGCCTGCAGGCTGCCGGCGTGGCCGTCGAGGAGCTGCCCGACGGACTGATCATCGAGGGCCGCGGGCAGGTTCCCGGCGGAGCCACGGTCGAAGCGCGCCACGACCACCGTATCGCCATGGCCTTCCTGGTGCTGGGTTTGGCGGCCGAGCAAGCCATCGCCATCGACGATGGCGGCCCCATCGCCACCAGCTTTCCCGGGTTCAACGCCGCCATGAGGGCCATTGGAGCAAAGGTGGAAGAAAAATGA
- a CDS encoding CBS domain-containing protein translates to MDPADRGAMLIRELLGDRRAEVATIGPESPLGQAVSLMAARRIGAIAVVGPKGQVVGILSERDLLRGLDASGPALLEQAVSSLMAGEVITTSPGARVADAVTMMNFHGVRHLPGLDEGGLVDVISLRDVVERQLEDLEEENDALRSRLAAAGMPEPE, encoded by the coding sequence ATGGATCCGGCCGACAGGGGTGCCATGCTGATCAGGGAACTGCTCGGCGATCGCCGTGCCGAGGTCGCCACCATCGGGCCGGAAAGCCCGCTCGGCCAGGCCGTCAGCCTGATGGCGGCGCGGCGCATCGGCGCCATAGCCGTGGTCGGGCCCAAAGGCCAAGTGGTCGGCATCCTCTCGGAACGCGACCTGCTGCGCGGCCTCGATGCCTCCGGCCCGGCGCTGCTCGAGCAAGCGGTGTCGTCGCTGATGGCGGGCGAGGTCATCACCACCTCGCCCGGGGCCCGGGTGGCCGACGCCGTCACCATGATGAACTTCCATGGCGTGCGCCACCTGCCGGGGCTGGACGAGGGTGGCCTGGTCGACGTGATCAGCCTGCGCGACGTGGTCGAGCGCCAGCTCGAAGATCTGGAAGAGGAAAACGACGCGCTCAGGTCCCGATTGGCGGCGGCCGGCATGCCCGAGCCCGAATAA
- a CDS encoding citrate synthase — protein MTTTQTSANGPTFTLLDKASGHEFELPLMHASIGPDVIDMRKLYAETGCFTFDPGYTSTGSCQSRLTYIDGEAGILRHRGYPIEELAGESDFMDVCHLLLYGELPTAPEKQDFEHDITHHTMLHEQFYNFFRGFRRDSHPMAIMCAAVGALSAFYHDTTDIHDAEHRRIAAHRLIAKMPTIAAVAYKYSLGQPFVYPRNDLGYAANFLYMMYSNPCEEYAVNPVLARALDRILILHADHEQNASTSTVRLAGSSGANPYACIAAGIASLWGPAHGGANEAVLKMLAEIGHRDRIPEFLARAKQKDDPFRLMGFGHRVYRNHDPRARILRENCHEVLEELGVKDEPLLDLAMELERIALEDDYFIAKKLFPNVDFYSGIIYRAMGIPVAMFTAMFALGRMAGWVAQWKEMIEDPALKIGRPRQLYLGEVERHFVPLDQRG, from the coding sequence ATGACGACAACACAGACCTCGGCCAATGGGCCGACCTTCACGCTGCTCGACAAAGCCAGCGGCCACGAGTTCGAGCTGCCGCTGATGCACGCCAGCATCGGCCCCGACGTCATCGACATGCGAAAGCTTTATGCCGAGACCGGCTGCTTCACCTTCGACCCGGGCTACACCTCGACCGGCAGCTGCCAGTCGCGGCTGACCTACATCGACGGCGAGGCCGGCATCCTGCGCCATCGCGGCTACCCCATCGAGGAACTGGCCGGCGAGAGCGACTTCATGGATGTCTGCCACCTGCTGCTTTACGGCGAGCTGCCCACGGCGCCCGAGAAGCAGGACTTCGAGCACGACATCACCCACCACACCATGCTGCACGAGCAGTTCTACAATTTCTTCCGCGGCTTTCGCCGCGACAGCCACCCCATGGCCATCATGTGCGCCGCCGTGGGGGCGCTCAGCGCCTTCTACCATGACACCACCGACATCCACGATGCCGAGCACCGGCGCATCGCGGCCCATCGCCTGATCGCCAAGATGCCGACCATCGCGGCCGTGGCCTACAAGTATTCGCTGGGCCAGCCCTTCGTCTATCCGCGCAACGATCTGGGCTATGCCGCCAACTTCCTCTACATGATGTATTCCAACCCCTGCGAGGAATATGCCGTCAATCCCGTGCTGGCCCGGGCGCTCGACCGCATTCTTATCTTGCACGCCGATCACGAGCAGAACGCCTCGACCTCGACGGTGCGCCTGGCCGGATCCTCCGGTGCCAATCCCTATGCCTGTATCGCCGCCGGCATCGCCAGCCTCTGGGGCCCGGCCCACGGCGGCGCCAACGAGGCGGTGCTGAAGATGCTGGCCGAGATCGGCCACCGCGACCGCATCCCCGAGTTCCTGGCCCGGGCCAAACAGAAGGACGATCCTTTCCGCCTGATGGGCTTTGGCCACCGGGTCTACCGCAACCACGATCCCCGCGCCCGTATCCTGCGCGAAAACTGCCACGAGGTGCTGGAAGAACTCGGCGTCAAGGACGAGCCGCTCTTGGACCTGGCCATGGAACTCGAGCGCATCGCGCTCGAGGACGACTATTTCATCGCCAAGAAGCTGTTTCCCAACGTCGACTTCTATTCCGGCATCATCTACCGCGCCATGGGCATTCCGGTGGCCATGTTCACGGCCATGTTCGCACTCGGGCGCATGGCCGGCTGGGTGGCCCAATGGAAGGAGATGATCGAGGACCCGGCGCTGAAGATCGGCCGTCCCCGCCAGCTCTACCTGGGCGAGGTCGAACGCCATTTCGTGCCCTTGGATCAGCGCGGCTGA
- the thiE gene encoding thiamine phosphate synthase produces the protein MTKKAASRRQRCRLYLITPPALRPSAAADLAPALGGGDVACLQLRLKDQDDERVLAAAAELMPMCHDHNVALVLNDRPDLAAEAGADGVHVGQDDADYATARALMGPERTVGITAHSSRHLAIEGAERGADYVAFGAFFETATKAAKSRAEPELLSWWQETTAVPCVAIGGITARNCAPLVTAGADFLAVVGAVWNHPQGPAAAVREFNAVIDAAMSPASG, from the coding sequence ATGACAAAAAAGGCGGCGAGCCGGCGCCAGCGCTGCCGGCTCTACCTGATCACGCCGCCGGCGCTCAGGCCCAGCGCCGCCGCCGATTTGGCGCCGGCGCTGGGCGGCGGCGACGTGGCGTGTTTGCAGCTCAGGCTCAAGGACCAGGACGACGAGAGGGTGCTGGCGGCGGCGGCCGAGCTTATGCCCATGTGCCACGACCACAATGTGGCGCTGGTCCTCAACGACCGCCCCGACCTGGCCGCCGAGGCCGGCGCCGACGGCGTCCACGTGGGCCAGGACGACGCCGATTACGCGACGGCACGGGCCCTCATGGGGCCCGAACGGACGGTCGGTATCACGGCCCACTCGTCCCGCCACCTGGCCATCGAGGGGGCCGAACGCGGCGCCGACTACGTCGCCTTCGGGGCCTTTTTCGAGACCGCGACGAAAGCCGCCAAAAGCCGCGCCGAGCCCGAACTGCTGAGCTGGTGGCAGGAAACCACGGCTGTCCCCTGCGTCGCCATCGGCGGCATCACGGCCCGGAACTGCGCGCCCCTGGTGACGGCGGGGGCCGATTTCCTGGCCGTTGTCGGGGCCGTCTGGAACCACCCCCAGGGCCCCGCCGCCGCGGTGCGCGAATTCAATGCGGTGATCGACGCGGCGATGAGCCCGGCGTCCGGATGA
- a CDS encoding enoyl-CoA hydratase-related protein, whose protein sequence is MPEFCTAEKDGHVLTVTINRPEKMNAIHPPTSFEMDEILNDYENDPELWVAIITGAGERAFSAGNDLRYQAEGGDMTWPESGFAGISERVTEKPMIAAVNGLAMGGGFEVALACDLVVAAENAFFALPEPLVGLAALGGGLHRLPRSIPIKQAMGMILTGRRVLAEEGYRLGFVTEVAPEGGALEKAKEWAELMGKCSPVSLRTSKDVVRRGLEQGSMTEAMHADYDSVATLRGSLDYIEGPKAFAEKRPPEWKGR, encoded by the coding sequence ATGCCTGAGTTTTGCACAGCCGAGAAGGACGGCCACGTCCTGACCGTCACCATCAACCGACCGGAAAAGATGAACGCCATCCATCCGCCCACGTCATTCGAGATGGACGAAATCCTCAACGACTACGAAAACGATCCCGAGCTCTGGGTGGCCATCATCACCGGCGCCGGCGAGCGCGCCTTTTCGGCCGGCAACGACCTCAGATACCAGGCCGAGGGCGGCGACATGACGTGGCCCGAATCGGGCTTTGCCGGCATCTCCGAGCGCGTCACGGAAAAGCCCATGATCGCCGCCGTCAACGGCCTGGCCATGGGCGGCGGCTTCGAGGTGGCGCTGGCCTGCGACCTGGTCGTCGCCGCCGAGAACGCCTTCTTCGCGCTGCCCGAGCCGCTGGTGGGACTGGCCGCACTGGGCGGCGGCCTGCACCGCCTGCCGCGCTCGATCCCCATCAAGCAGGCCATGGGCATGATCCTCACCGGCCGCCGGGTGCTGGCCGAGGAAGGCTACCGGCTCGGTTTCGTCACCGAGGTGGCGCCCGAAGGGGGGGCGCTCGAGAAGGCCAAGGAATGGGCCGAGCTTATGGGCAAGTGCTCGCCGGTCTCGCTGCGTACCTCGAAGGACGTGGTGCGCCGCGGCCTCGAGCAGGGCTCGATGACCGAGGCCATGCACGCCGATTACGATAGTGTCGCGACCTTGCGCGGCAGCCTCGACTACATCGAGGGGCCCAAGGCCTTCGCCGAAAAACGCCCGCCCGAGTGGAAAGGGCGCTAG
- a CDS encoding thiolase family protein: MSKIHVIGVGMTPFGRLLEKSVKDLTREAVGQALGDAGAAISDVGAAYFANTTQGLLEGQHLVPAQMALREMGFEGIPMSNVENACASASTAFQHARMAIKAGVTDVALAVGVDKMYHADKARSFQIFDGAWDVHDIDRTLANLEALGEGVETPVGEETPEGLRSVFMDVYAAFGKFQMKTFGSTQAQFAAVAAKNHRHSVHNPLSQYRDDYSVDQVLAARAISWPLTLPMCSPISDGGAAALLCSEDALGRFDKARAVEILACELATGSNRRADEVERHVTHLAANQAYEVAGLGPDDMSVAEVHDATAVGEVTQTENLGFCAFGEGGRIAAAGDTTIGGRIPVNPSGGLESKGHPIGATGLAQIYELTGQLRGECGARQVEGARNAIAENAGGIYGIEGSVACITILAR, translated from the coding sequence ATGAGCAAAATCCATGTCATCGGCGTCGGCATGACGCCCTTCGGCCGCCTGCTGGAGAAATCCGTCAAGGACCTGACGCGTGAGGCCGTGGGCCAGGCGCTGGGCGATGCCGGCGCCGCTATTTCCGACGTAGGCGCGGCCTACTTCGCCAACACCACCCAGGGGCTTCTGGAAGGCCAGCACCTGGTGCCGGCCCAAATGGCGCTTCGTGAGATGGGCTTCGAGGGCATCCCCATGTCGAACGTGGAAAACGCCTGCGCCTCGGCCTCGACCGCCTTCCAGCATGCTCGCATGGCGATCAAGGCGGGGGTGACTGATGTGGCGCTGGCGGTCGGTGTCGACAAGATGTACCACGCCGACAAGGCGCGCTCGTTCCAGATCTTCGACGGTGCCTGGGACGTCCACGACATCGACCGGACGCTGGCCAACCTGGAGGCGCTGGGCGAAGGCGTCGAGACCCCGGTGGGCGAAGAGACCCCTGAGGGGTTGCGCAGCGTCTTCATGGATGTCTACGCGGCGTTCGGCAAGTTCCAAATGAAGACGTTCGGTTCGACCCAGGCCCAGTTCGCCGCCGTGGCGGCCAAGAACCACCGCCATTCGGTGCACAACCCGCTCTCGCAGTACCGCGACGACTACTCGGTCGACCAGGTGCTGGCGGCGCGGGCAATTTCCTGGCCCCTGACGCTGCCCATGTGCTCGCCCATCAGCGACGGCGGCGCGGCCGCGCTTTTGTGTTCCGAGGACGCGCTGGGCCGTTTCGACAAGGCACGCGCCGTCGAGATCCTGGCCTGCGAGCTCGCCACCGGCTCGAACCGCCGGGCCGACGAGGTCGAGCGCCACGTCACCCACCTGGCCGCCAACCAGGCCTATGAGGTGGCGGGTTTGGGCCCTGACGATATGTCCGTCGCCGAGGTCCACGACGCCACGGCGGTGGGCGAGGTAACGCAGACGGAGAACCTCGGGTTCTGCGCCTTCGGCGAGGGCGGCCGCATCGCCGCCGCCGGCGACACCACGATCGGCGGCCGCATCCCGGTCAACCCCTCGGGAGGGCTGGAGTCCAAAGGCCACCCCATCGGCGCCACCGGCTTGGCACAGATCTACGAACTCACCGGCCAGCTCCGCGGCGAATGCGGGGCGCGTCAGGTAGAGGGCGCCCGAAACGCTATTGCCGAGAATGCCGGCGGCATCTACGGCATCGAGGGATCGGTGGCCTGCATTACGATTTTGGCGCGCTGA
- a CDS encoding DMT family transporter, with the protein MSALAATFRHPNTGLAMALVVASSLCFGIVPLFARWLLAAGLSPEAIAIYRFGLTLLVALPFFPRQSHKLRPAFWLIGSGYLMGLGWTTYVRAIDTAPLASAGVIYMCYPLFVVILARFMLRQALTWRALAASGLVVLAAATALAPGAIDGDQALALLRTLPAPLSFALMIIVLVSLSLGLNAMERVCCTSLGAMAALLPGVLAQDAAAILPADAATWGIVVAMALATATLPQIVYVLASPQVGPARAAVAGSVELPTMMLIGWLVFGEPLGLFEAVAAGLVLTAIMLVPAAGSGQRAKIVMQATDPSMP; encoded by the coding sequence ATGAGCGCGCTTGCCGCCACCTTCCGTCATCCCAACACCGGCCTGGCCATGGCCCTGGTGGTGGCCTCGTCGCTCTGTTTCGGCATCGTGCCGCTGTTTGCCCGCTGGCTGCTGGCGGCCGGCCTCTCGCCCGAAGCCATCGCCATATACCGCTTCGGCTTGACGTTGCTGGTGGCGCTGCCCTTTTTTCCCCGCCAAAGCCACAAACTGCGCCCGGCGTTTTGGCTCATCGGCTCGGGGTACCTGATGGGACTGGGTTGGACCACCTACGTCCGGGCCATCGACACGGCGCCGCTGGCCAGCGCCGGCGTGATCTACATGTGCTATCCGCTGTTCGTGGTGATCTTGGCGCGCTTCATGCTGCGCCAGGCCCTGACCTGGCGGGCCTTGGCGGCGTCTGGGCTGGTGGTGCTGGCGGCGGCCACGGCGCTGGCGCCCGGTGCCATAGACGGCGACCAAGCGCTGGCCTTGCTGCGCACCCTGCCGGCGCCGCTGAGTTTCGCCCTGATGATCATCGTCCTCGTTTCGCTGAGTCTCGGCCTCAACGCCATGGAGCGGGTCTGCTGCACCTCGCTGGGCGCCATGGCGGCACTGTTGCCCGGCGTGCTGGCCCAGGATGCCGCCGCCATCCTGCCGGCCGATGCCGCCACCTGGGGCATCGTCGTCGCCATGGCCCTGGCCACGGCAACGCTGCCCCAGATCGTCTACGTGCTGGCCTCGCCCCAGGTCGGGCCGGCCCGCGCCGCGGTGGCGGGCTCGGTCGAACTTCCCACCATGATGCTGATCGGCTGGCTGGTCTTCGGCGAGCCCTTGGGGCTCTTTGAGGCCGTGGCCGCCGGCCTAGTGCTGACGGCTATTATGTTGGTTCCGGCCGCAGGCAGCGGTCAGCGCGCCAAAATCGTAATGCAGGCCACCGATCCCTCGATGCCGTAG
- a CDS encoding LysR family transcriptional regulator produces MPQLDIRHLEMLIAIGEAGGVTHAADRLGITQSALSHRIREAERRLDTALFKKVGRRLHMTPAGERLHAAALRAIDEVSRAEEEVRALSGNISHLVRLGQGTYSRFHWLPEFLGEFFAMAPEVEVDLVARATHYPFSALSEGVVDVVMVLGERHSEPRFRWHKLAPDPLVAIMAPDHPLTAKPYIVAEDLADERYITYSMTSEPGFEWERLMRPANVVPRRISEVQLPEAIIDLVRAGFGVSILSAWAVEPEVTDGTLVSRPVTADGLMLDWWAVTRREEKPGSPARRLAEALTDWSRRHSGGLATLGFGGGDEGG; encoded by the coding sequence ATGCCCCAGCTCGATATCCGCCATCTGGAAATGCTCATCGCCATCGGCGAGGCCGGCGGCGTGACCCACGCCGCCGACCGCCTGGGCATCACCCAATCGGCGCTCAGCCACCGCATCCGCGAGGCCGAACGGCGGCTCGATACGGCGCTTTTCAAAAAGGTCGGCCGGCGCCTGCACATGACCCCGGCCGGCGAGCGCCTGCACGCCGCCGCCTTGCGCGCCATCGACGAGGTGTCGCGGGCGGAAGAAGAAGTGCGGGCGCTATCCGGCAACATCAGCCATCTGGTGCGCCTGGGCCAGGGCACCTACAGCCGCTTCCACTGGCTGCCCGAATTCCTCGGAGAATTCTTCGCAATGGCGCCCGAGGTCGAGGTCGACCTGGTGGCCCGGGCCACGCATTATCCTTTCAGCGCGCTCAGCGAGGGCGTCGTCGACGTCGTCATGGTGCTGGGCGAGCGCCACAGCGAACCCAGATTCCGCTGGCACAAGCTGGCGCCCGACCCCCTGGTCGCCATCATGGCCCCGGATCACCCGCTGACGGCCAAGCCCTACATCGTGGCCGAGGACCTGGCCGACGAGCGCTACATCACCTATTCCATGACGTCCGAGCCCGGCTTCGAATGGGAACGCCTGATGCGCCCGGCCAACGTCGTGCCCCGGCGCATCTCGGAAGTGCAGCTTCCCGAGGCCATCATCGACCTGGTGCGCGCGGGCTTCGGCGTCAGCATCCTCAGCGCCTGGGCCGTCGAGCCCGAGGTCACCGACGGGACGCTGGTGTCACGCCCGGTGACCGCGGACGGCCTGATGCTCGACTGGTGGGCCGTGACGCGCCGCGAGGAAAAACCGGGCTCGCCGGCGCGAAGGCTGGCCGAGGCGCTGACGGACTGGAGCCGGCGGCACTCCGGCGGGCTGGCGACGCTGGGGTTTGGGGGTGGGGATGAGGGGGGTTGA
- a CDS encoding DUF262 domain-containing protein, with amino-acid sequence MLDKEIDKAQRMVKTDAYQMSIGEIVSMYKDDELIINPDFQRLFRWEIGQKAKLIESILLGIPIPSIFVFETDEAKWELIDGLQRISTILEFMGLLRDPNTGIEMPPLTKALLNWQKTVFNRRLKLALQKRLGC; translated from the coding sequence ATGCTAGACAAAGAAATAGACAAAGCGCAACGAATGGTCAAGACTGACGCGTACCAAATGTCCATTGGTGAAATAGTCAGTATGTATAAAGATGACGAACTAATAATTAATCCTGACTTCCAACGCCTCTTTCGCTGGGAAATTGGCCAAAAGGCGAAATTGATAGAATCTATTCTTTTGGGAATACCAATTCCATCCATTTTCGTTTTTGAGACTGACGAAGCAAAATGGGAGCTTATTGACGGTCTTCAAAGAATCTCCACCATTCTAGAGTTCATGGGATTGCTAAGAGATCCCAATACCGGGATAGAGATGCCCCCATTGACGAAGGCATTGTTGAATTGGCAGAAAACGGTGTTCAACAGGAGGTTGAAGCTTGCTTTACAGAAACGTTTGGGGTGCTAA